A genomic stretch from Lepisosteus oculatus isolate fLepOcu1 chromosome 7, fLepOcu1.hap2, whole genome shotgun sequence includes:
- the bltp3b gene encoding bridge-like lipid transfer protein family member 3B isoform X2, producing the protein MEMSTCEEPRPPNGPSPIATASGQSEYGFAEKVVEGISLSVNSIVIRIKAKAFNASFELSQLKVYSVNTSWQLSDLRFTRILDPQRGEVLTFKEISWQMIRIEADAIQSGDHEVLSAPVRLITNQSKIRVTLKRRLKDCNVVASKLILVLDDLLWVLTDSQLKAMVQYAKSLSEAMEKSAQQRKSMASESTQGAIPAPASQQVRAQQTPADQNATIAKLFSSYDVRETSHHLQITHLDLHICDDIHSKDRGINKSITGGAMQLSFSEVTVDYYPFHRAGESCAHWMHYSEATKSRETWAKSILDEFRANVDMLKNAVKDHRVASQAPASATSQGSPQHGATGKISTTSTNAFSTPSQQPKTQLISSSIVLRMADFSIYQVSTAEQHRSVPKAMVSCNKRTLYLPQEMPAVHLEFTEYYFPDGKDYPIPCPNLYVQLNALQLVLDGRSLVWLNQFALDLRQSLEQFMALYKLDDHEKPDEHVDFRVDGLMLKLIVPLEKELKGHPDLPRSISVQTSEMVATNTRHSSKCTRSSLEAVLQDFKEQEFFSSAFTSFPKRPDSFSVLHPVFQRHAHEQDTKMHDIYRGFVTPSLSTNALKTLAATDLWAVHFSQFWVDYEGMKSGRGRPVPFVDSFPLSIWVCQPARHAQSQEHLHAPSGIPKSESAELSSRLQRKKLLKDYYSTDSEPVTNGIRKPHSLDGLPTSSQSAPSPGEAGVHVLVHVQKHLSLQVSHYQYLFLLRLQQSLRTLQQTLQGDLEPAAGTHRGQGDVCVGLLLKSAEVALLLHPVPEAETGGKFPGSDHVSPVDSDTSPSESRAQPGPGGEALACAGKGAGAALQSSSSVDDLLCHRGGGAAAPGPAPLQPTPGCGTRSCSEGSDGEDGSGAAAGDSEDACGGPGDPLSVGDRTHEEQDSLAAGRAPQNELLGAADGRLRAGDSGDSPCDTGASRAEAALPSRDCNGSRERPGTRMPQSMSSGRLMKERSQSSFSVSYKTLKKSPSLRSLDNISIDSSLLEENMLESDSSDGFLLAERDGLSDDASVAGFRDASSEQSPAESANEALGPEHERGESPDAVSAASQSAEESSPDLVSVVVFKIFGANCGLDIKGESLAVYLEVSELVTSQLGNVSIRQYLSNRSLGAGAATDPRRRKSTPEVRLRLDSGPSTAACSPLAAQNGFLQCEISRVSSDFLLSSIRNLGRLVEDSSASQVLPMKVTISDTRINLKDDGPRGNASDPEPSPIAVHLDRLLIHRRDDGSFSVGAADEPPGPGEPEARSGGRKLGDVPKVPWVPCRSQATQTTPDKPDPTAAPHDRMPGSAADATALGTEQLMEENECLKLELSKAKMALAEAQMEKDSLLHKIKRMGTGS; encoded by the exons ATGGAAATGAGCACCTGTGAGGAACCGCGGCCACCGAACGGGCCTTCCCCTATTGCTACAGCCTCAGGTCAAAG CGAGTATGGCTTCGCCGAGAAGGTGGTGGAGGGCATCTCCCTCTCGGTCAACTCCATCGTGATCAGGATCAAGGCGAAAGCCTTCAACGCCTCCTTTGAGCTGTCCCAGCTGAAAGTGTACAGCGTCAACACCAGCTGGCAGCTGAGCGACCTGCGCTTCACGAGGATACTGGACCCCCAGCGAGGAGAG GTACTGACGTTTAAAGAAATCAGCTGGCAGATGATCAGGATAGAGGCGGATGCCATCCAGAGTGGCGATCACGAAGTCCTGAGCGCACCGGTGCGGCTGATCACCAATCAGTCCAAAATCAGAGTCACGCTCAAGAGGAGG TTGAAAGATTGCAATGTGGTGGCATCGAAGTTGATTCTGGTCTTGGATGACCTGCTGTGGGTGCTGACCGACTCTCAGCTGAAAGCCATGGTCCAGTACGCCAAGTCTCTCAGCGAAGCCATGGAGAAATCTGCCCAGCAGAGGAAGAGCATGGCATCCGAGTCCACACAG GGCGCGATCCCGGCCCCGGCCTCCCAGCAGGTGCGCGCTCAGCAGACGCCCGCCGATCAGAACGCCACCATCGCCAAGCTCTTCAGCTCCTACGACGTCAGGGAAACCTCCCACCACCTGCAGATCACGCACCTCGACCTGCACATCTGCGACGACATTCACTCCAAGGACAGGG GAATCAATAAAAGCATCACTGGGGGAGCGATGCAGCTGTCGTTCAGCGAGGTGACTGTGGATTACTACCCCTTTCACAGAGCAG GTGAGAGCTGTGCGCACTGGATGCACTACAGTGAGGCGACGAAATCCAGAGAAACCTGGGCCAAGAGCATCCTGGATGAGTTCCGGGCCAATGTGGACATGCTGAAGAACGCCGTGAAAGACCACCGGGTCGCCTCCCAAGCTCCGGCCTCAGCCACATCGCAGGGGTCTCCACAGCACGGCGCCACAG GAAAGATCTCCACTACTTCAACCAATGCATTCTCCACACCCAGCCAGCAGCCCAAGACCCAATTAATATCCAGCTCCATTGTGCTAAGGATGGCAGACTTCAGTATCTACCAG GTGTCCACCGCGGAGCAGCATCGTTCAGTCCCCAAAGCCATGGTCTCTTGCAACAAGAGGACTCTCTACCTTCCCCAGGAAATGCCAGCCGTTCATCTGGAATTCACAGAGTACTACTTTCCCGACGGAAAGGACTACCCGA TCCCCTGCCCCAACCTGTACGTGCAGCTCAACGCCctgcagctggtgctggacgGCCGGAGCCTGGTGTGGCTGAACCAGTTCGCGCTGGACCTGCGGCAGAGCCTGGAGCAGTTCATGGCCCTGTACAAGCTGGACGACCACGAGAAGCCCGACGAGCACGTGGACTTCAGAGTGGACGGGCTGATGCTGAAG CTGATCGTTCCCTTGGAGAAGGAGCTGAAGGGCCACCCAGACCTCCCGCGCTCCATCTCCGTCCAGACCTCGGAAATGGTCGCCACCAACACCAGGCACTCCTCCAAGTGCACGCGCTCCAGCCTGGAGGCCGTGCTGCAGGATTTCAAGGAGCAGGAGTTCTTCAGCAGCGCCTTCACGAGCTTCCCCAAAAGGCCGGACAGCTTCAGCGTCCTGCACCCGGTGTTCCAGAGGCACGCCCACGAGCAGGACACGAAGATGCACGACATCTACAGGGGCTTCGTCACGCCCAGCCTGAGCACAAACGCACTGAAGACCTTGGCTGCCACCGACCTGTGGGCTGTGCATTTCTCGCAGTTCTGGGTGGACTACGAAGGGATGAAGAGCGGGAGGGGTCGGCCGGTGCCCTTTGTGGACTCCTTTCCCCTCTCCATCTGGGTGTGCCAGCCTGCCAGGCACGCCCAGAGCCAGGAGCACCTACACGCCCCGTCGGGCATCCCGAAGAGCGAGTCGGCAGAGCTGAGCAGCCGGCTGCAGCGCAAGAAGCTCCTGAAGGATTACTACAGCACGGACTCCGAGCCGGTGACCAACGGCATCAGGAAGCCGCACTCCCTGGACGGCCTTCCCACGTCTTCCCAGTCCGCCCCCTCTCCCGGGGAGGCGGGCGTCCACGTCCTGGTGCACGTCCAGAAGCACCTGAGCCTGCAGGTCAGCCACTACCAGTACCTGTTCCTGCTGCGCCTCCAGCAGTCCCTCCGGACCCTGCAGCAGACCCTGCAGGGGGACCTGGAGCCGGCGGCCGGGACGCACAGGGGCCAGGGCGACGTCTGCGTGGGGCTGCTGCTGAAAAGCGCCGAGGTGGCCCTGCTGCTTCACCCGGTTCCCGAGGCCGAGACGGGGGGCAAGTTCCCCGGGTCCGACCACGTCAGCCCCGTAGACTCCGACACCTCCCCTTCCGAGAGCCGGGCGCAGCCGGGGCCCGGGGGCGAGGCTCTGGCGTGCGCCGGGAAGGGGGCGGGGGCGGCTCTCCAGAGCTCGTCCTCGGTCGACGACTTGCTGTGCCACCGGGGCGGGGGGGCGGCGGCACCCGGGCCGGCGCCGCTGCAGCCCACTCCGGGCTGCGGCACCAGGAGCTGCTCCGAGGGGTCGGACGGGGAGGACGGCTCAGGAGCCGCGGCCGGGGACTCGGAGGACGCCTGCGGGGGTCCCGGCGACCCCCTTTCGGTCGGCGATCGCACCCACGAGGAGCAGGACAGCCTGGCCGCCGGGCGAGCGCCCCAGAACGAGCTCCTGGGTGCTGCAGACGGGAGGCTGAGGGCGGGAGACTCGGGAGACTCTCCATGCGACACCGGTGCCTCCAGAGCCGAGGCGGCCTTGCCCTCCAGAGACTGCAACGGCAGCAGAGAGAGACCGGGGACCAGGATGCCTCAGTCGATGTCGAG CGGGAGGCTCATGAAAGAGAGATCGCAGTCCAGCTTCTCGGTGTCCTACAAGACCCTGAAGAAAAGCCCGTCCCTGCGGTCGCTGGACAACATCTCCATCGACAGCAGCCTGCTGGAGGAGAACATGCTGGAGAGCGACAGCAGCGACGGCTTTCTGCTCGCGGAGAGAG ATGGGCTTTCTGACGACGCGTCGGTGGCGGGCTTCAGAGACGCCTCAAGCGAGCAGAGCCCCGCGGAGAGCGCGAACGAGGCCCTGGGCCCGGAGCACGAGCGGGGAGAGTCGCCCGACGCCGTCAGTGCCGCCTCCCAGAGCGCAGAGGAGAGCTCCCCGGACCTG GTGTCGGTGGTGGTGTTTAAGATATTTGGTGCCAACTGCGGCCTGGACATCAAGGGGGAGAGCCTGGCCGTGTACCTGGAGGTCAGCGAGCTGGTGACCAGTCAGCTGGGGAACGTGAGCATCCGGCAGTACCTCAGCAACCGCAGCCTGG GGGCAGGTGCTGCCACAGACCCCCGGCGCAGGAAGTCCACCCCGGAGGTCAGGCTGCGCCTGGACAGCGGGCCGAGCACCGCGGCCTGCTCCCCGCTGGCGGCCCAGAACGGCTTTCTGCAGTGCGAGATCAGTCGGGTCAGCTCCGACTTCCTGCTGTCCTCCATCAGGAACCTGGGCCGGCTCGTCGAGGACAGCTCCGCCTCCCAGGTGCTTCCTATGAAGGTCACCATTTCTGACACCCGGATTAACCTGAAG GACGACGGCCCCCGCGGGAACGCCTCGGACCCGGAGCCCTCGCCGATTGCGGTGCACCTCGACCGGCTGCTCATTCACAGGAGAGACGATGGCTCCTTCTCTGTCGGAG CAGCGGACGAGCCCCCCGGGCCAGGAGAGCCGGAAGCGAGGAGCGGAGGACGGAAGTTGGGGGATGTTCCCAAGGTCCCCTGGGTCCCCTGCAGGTCCCAGGCCACTCAGACGACCCCGGACAAGCCCGACCCTACGGCCGCTCCACACGACCGGATGCCGGGCAGCGCCGCCGACGCCACGGCTCTCGGCACAGAGCAG CTCATGGAAGAGAACGAGTGTCTGAAGCTGGAGCTTTCCAAAGCCAAAATGGCTCTCGCCGAAGCTCAGATGGAGAAGGACAGCTTGCTCCATAAAATCAAACGCATGGGCACCGGCAGCTAA
- the bltp3b gene encoding bridge-like lipid transfer protein family member 3B isoform X1: MAGLIKKQILKHLSRFAKNLSPDKINLSTLKGEGQLTNLELDEEVLQNMLDLPTWLAISKVFCNKATIRIPWTKLKTHPISLYLDKVVMEMSTCEEPRPPNGPSPIATASGQSEYGFAEKVVEGISLSVNSIVIRIKAKAFNASFELSQLKVYSVNTSWQLSDLRFTRILDPQRGEVLTFKEISWQMIRIEADAIQSGDHEVLSAPVRLITNQSKIRVTLKRRLKDCNVVASKLILVLDDLLWVLTDSQLKAMVQYAKSLSEAMEKSAQQRKSMASESTQGAIPAPASQQVRAQQTPADQNATIAKLFSSYDVRETSHHLQITHLDLHICDDIHSKDRGINKSITGGAMQLSFSEVTVDYYPFHRAGESCAHWMHYSEATKSRETWAKSILDEFRANVDMLKNAVKDHRVASQAPASATSQGSPQHGATGKISTTSTNAFSTPSQQPKTQLISSSIVLRMADFSIYQVSTAEQHRSVPKAMVSCNKRTLYLPQEMPAVHLEFTEYYFPDGKDYPIPCPNLYVQLNALQLVLDGRSLVWLNQFALDLRQSLEQFMALYKLDDHEKPDEHVDFRVDGLMLKLIVPLEKELKGHPDLPRSISVQTSEMVATNTRHSSKCTRSSLEAVLQDFKEQEFFSSAFTSFPKRPDSFSVLHPVFQRHAHEQDTKMHDIYRGFVTPSLSTNALKTLAATDLWAVHFSQFWVDYEGMKSGRGRPVPFVDSFPLSIWVCQPARHAQSQEHLHAPSGIPKSESAELSSRLQRKKLLKDYYSTDSEPVTNGIRKPHSLDGLPTSSQSAPSPGEAGVHVLVHVQKHLSLQVSHYQYLFLLRLQQSLRTLQQTLQGDLEPAAGTHRGQGDVCVGLLLKSAEVALLLHPVPEAETGGKFPGSDHVSPVDSDTSPSESRAQPGPGGEALACAGKGAGAALQSSSSVDDLLCHRGGGAAAPGPAPLQPTPGCGTRSCSEGSDGEDGSGAAAGDSEDACGGPGDPLSVGDRTHEEQDSLAAGRAPQNELLGAADGRLRAGDSGDSPCDTGASRAEAALPSRDCNGSRERPGTRMPQSMSSGRLMKERSQSSFSVSYKTLKKSPSLRSLDNISIDSSLLEENMLESDSSDGFLLAERDGLSDDASVAGFRDASSEQSPAESANEALGPEHERGESPDAVSAASQSAEESSPDLVSVVVFKIFGANCGLDIKGESLAVYLEVSELVTSQLGNVSIRQYLSNRSLGAGAATDPRRRKSTPEVRLRLDSGPSTAACSPLAAQNGFLQCEISRVSSDFLLSSIRNLGRLVEDSSASQVLPMKVTISDTRINLKDDGPRGNASDPEPSPIAVHLDRLLIHRRDDGSFSVGAADEPPGPGEPEARSGGRKLGDVPKVPWVPCRSQATQTTPDKPDPTAAPHDRMPGSAADATALGTEQLMEENECLKLELSKAKMALAEAQMEKDSLLHKIKRMGTGS; the protein is encoded by the exons ATACCATGGACGAAGCTGAAGACTCACCCCATCTCTCTG TACCTGGATAAAGTTGTGATGGAAATGAGCACCTGTGAGGAACCGCGGCCACCGAACGGGCCTTCCCCTATTGCTACAGCCTCAGGTCAAAG CGAGTATGGCTTCGCCGAGAAGGTGGTGGAGGGCATCTCCCTCTCGGTCAACTCCATCGTGATCAGGATCAAGGCGAAAGCCTTCAACGCCTCCTTTGAGCTGTCCCAGCTGAAAGTGTACAGCGTCAACACCAGCTGGCAGCTGAGCGACCTGCGCTTCACGAGGATACTGGACCCCCAGCGAGGAGAG GTACTGACGTTTAAAGAAATCAGCTGGCAGATGATCAGGATAGAGGCGGATGCCATCCAGAGTGGCGATCACGAAGTCCTGAGCGCACCGGTGCGGCTGATCACCAATCAGTCCAAAATCAGAGTCACGCTCAAGAGGAGG TTGAAAGATTGCAATGTGGTGGCATCGAAGTTGATTCTGGTCTTGGATGACCTGCTGTGGGTGCTGACCGACTCTCAGCTGAAAGCCATGGTCCAGTACGCCAAGTCTCTCAGCGAAGCCATGGAGAAATCTGCCCAGCAGAGGAAGAGCATGGCATCCGAGTCCACACAG GGCGCGATCCCGGCCCCGGCCTCCCAGCAGGTGCGCGCTCAGCAGACGCCCGCCGATCAGAACGCCACCATCGCCAAGCTCTTCAGCTCCTACGACGTCAGGGAAACCTCCCACCACCTGCAGATCACGCACCTCGACCTGCACATCTGCGACGACATTCACTCCAAGGACAGGG GAATCAATAAAAGCATCACTGGGGGAGCGATGCAGCTGTCGTTCAGCGAGGTGACTGTGGATTACTACCCCTTTCACAGAGCAG GTGAGAGCTGTGCGCACTGGATGCACTACAGTGAGGCGACGAAATCCAGAGAAACCTGGGCCAAGAGCATCCTGGATGAGTTCCGGGCCAATGTGGACATGCTGAAGAACGCCGTGAAAGACCACCGGGTCGCCTCCCAAGCTCCGGCCTCAGCCACATCGCAGGGGTCTCCACAGCACGGCGCCACAG GAAAGATCTCCACTACTTCAACCAATGCATTCTCCACACCCAGCCAGCAGCCCAAGACCCAATTAATATCCAGCTCCATTGTGCTAAGGATGGCAGACTTCAGTATCTACCAG GTGTCCACCGCGGAGCAGCATCGTTCAGTCCCCAAAGCCATGGTCTCTTGCAACAAGAGGACTCTCTACCTTCCCCAGGAAATGCCAGCCGTTCATCTGGAATTCACAGAGTACTACTTTCCCGACGGAAAGGACTACCCGA TCCCCTGCCCCAACCTGTACGTGCAGCTCAACGCCctgcagctggtgctggacgGCCGGAGCCTGGTGTGGCTGAACCAGTTCGCGCTGGACCTGCGGCAGAGCCTGGAGCAGTTCATGGCCCTGTACAAGCTGGACGACCACGAGAAGCCCGACGAGCACGTGGACTTCAGAGTGGACGGGCTGATGCTGAAG CTGATCGTTCCCTTGGAGAAGGAGCTGAAGGGCCACCCAGACCTCCCGCGCTCCATCTCCGTCCAGACCTCGGAAATGGTCGCCACCAACACCAGGCACTCCTCCAAGTGCACGCGCTCCAGCCTGGAGGCCGTGCTGCAGGATTTCAAGGAGCAGGAGTTCTTCAGCAGCGCCTTCACGAGCTTCCCCAAAAGGCCGGACAGCTTCAGCGTCCTGCACCCGGTGTTCCAGAGGCACGCCCACGAGCAGGACACGAAGATGCACGACATCTACAGGGGCTTCGTCACGCCCAGCCTGAGCACAAACGCACTGAAGACCTTGGCTGCCACCGACCTGTGGGCTGTGCATTTCTCGCAGTTCTGGGTGGACTACGAAGGGATGAAGAGCGGGAGGGGTCGGCCGGTGCCCTTTGTGGACTCCTTTCCCCTCTCCATCTGGGTGTGCCAGCCTGCCAGGCACGCCCAGAGCCAGGAGCACCTACACGCCCCGTCGGGCATCCCGAAGAGCGAGTCGGCAGAGCTGAGCAGCCGGCTGCAGCGCAAGAAGCTCCTGAAGGATTACTACAGCACGGACTCCGAGCCGGTGACCAACGGCATCAGGAAGCCGCACTCCCTGGACGGCCTTCCCACGTCTTCCCAGTCCGCCCCCTCTCCCGGGGAGGCGGGCGTCCACGTCCTGGTGCACGTCCAGAAGCACCTGAGCCTGCAGGTCAGCCACTACCAGTACCTGTTCCTGCTGCGCCTCCAGCAGTCCCTCCGGACCCTGCAGCAGACCCTGCAGGGGGACCTGGAGCCGGCGGCCGGGACGCACAGGGGCCAGGGCGACGTCTGCGTGGGGCTGCTGCTGAAAAGCGCCGAGGTGGCCCTGCTGCTTCACCCGGTTCCCGAGGCCGAGACGGGGGGCAAGTTCCCCGGGTCCGACCACGTCAGCCCCGTAGACTCCGACACCTCCCCTTCCGAGAGCCGGGCGCAGCCGGGGCCCGGGGGCGAGGCTCTGGCGTGCGCCGGGAAGGGGGCGGGGGCGGCTCTCCAGAGCTCGTCCTCGGTCGACGACTTGCTGTGCCACCGGGGCGGGGGGGCGGCGGCACCCGGGCCGGCGCCGCTGCAGCCCACTCCGGGCTGCGGCACCAGGAGCTGCTCCGAGGGGTCGGACGGGGAGGACGGCTCAGGAGCCGCGGCCGGGGACTCGGAGGACGCCTGCGGGGGTCCCGGCGACCCCCTTTCGGTCGGCGATCGCACCCACGAGGAGCAGGACAGCCTGGCCGCCGGGCGAGCGCCCCAGAACGAGCTCCTGGGTGCTGCAGACGGGAGGCTGAGGGCGGGAGACTCGGGAGACTCTCCATGCGACACCGGTGCCTCCAGAGCCGAGGCGGCCTTGCCCTCCAGAGACTGCAACGGCAGCAGAGAGAGACCGGGGACCAGGATGCCTCAGTCGATGTCGAG CGGGAGGCTCATGAAAGAGAGATCGCAGTCCAGCTTCTCGGTGTCCTACAAGACCCTGAAGAAAAGCCCGTCCCTGCGGTCGCTGGACAACATCTCCATCGACAGCAGCCTGCTGGAGGAGAACATGCTGGAGAGCGACAGCAGCGACGGCTTTCTGCTCGCGGAGAGAG ATGGGCTTTCTGACGACGCGTCGGTGGCGGGCTTCAGAGACGCCTCAAGCGAGCAGAGCCCCGCGGAGAGCGCGAACGAGGCCCTGGGCCCGGAGCACGAGCGGGGAGAGTCGCCCGACGCCGTCAGTGCCGCCTCCCAGAGCGCAGAGGAGAGCTCCCCGGACCTG GTGTCGGTGGTGGTGTTTAAGATATTTGGTGCCAACTGCGGCCTGGACATCAAGGGGGAGAGCCTGGCCGTGTACCTGGAGGTCAGCGAGCTGGTGACCAGTCAGCTGGGGAACGTGAGCATCCGGCAGTACCTCAGCAACCGCAGCCTGG GGGCAGGTGCTGCCACAGACCCCCGGCGCAGGAAGTCCACCCCGGAGGTCAGGCTGCGCCTGGACAGCGGGCCGAGCACCGCGGCCTGCTCCCCGCTGGCGGCCCAGAACGGCTTTCTGCAGTGCGAGATCAGTCGGGTCAGCTCCGACTTCCTGCTGTCCTCCATCAGGAACCTGGGCCGGCTCGTCGAGGACAGCTCCGCCTCCCAGGTGCTTCCTATGAAGGTCACCATTTCTGACACCCGGATTAACCTGAAG GACGACGGCCCCCGCGGGAACGCCTCGGACCCGGAGCCCTCGCCGATTGCGGTGCACCTCGACCGGCTGCTCATTCACAGGAGAGACGATGGCTCCTTCTCTGTCGGAG CAGCGGACGAGCCCCCCGGGCCAGGAGAGCCGGAAGCGAGGAGCGGAGGACGGAAGTTGGGGGATGTTCCCAAGGTCCCCTGGGTCCCCTGCAGGTCCCAGGCCACTCAGACGACCCCGGACAAGCCCGACCCTACGGCCGCTCCACACGACCGGATGCCGGGCAGCGCCGCCGACGCCACGGCTCTCGGCACAGAGCAG CTCATGGAAGAGAACGAGTGTCTGAAGCTGGAGCTTTCCAAAGCCAAAATGGCTCTCGCCGAAGCTCAGATGGAGAAGGACAGCTTGCTCCATAAAATCAAACGCATGGGCACCGGCAGCTAA